Sequence from the Acidobacteriota bacterium genome:
GTCGCCACCCGCCCCGCCGCCGGTCCCGGCTCGCTCTGCGCGCCCATCGTGGGCACCGTGACCAAGGTGCTCGTGGAAGCCGGCGCCGAGGTCAAGACCAACCAGAAGCTCATCGTGCTGGACGCCATGAAGATGGACACCTACATCAACGCGCCGCACGACGGCGTCATCGCATGTGTGGACTGCAAGGTGGGCGACGC
This genomic interval carries:
- a CDS encoding acetyl-CoA carboxylase biotin carboxyl carrier protein subunit, whose translation is MKQLRVTVNGKSYDVQVEILQDDEGHYPGAPHAAPPVSVPAPAAVPVYSPPSAAVATRPAAGPGSLCAPIVGTVTKVLVEAGAEVKTNQKLIVLDAMKMDTYINAPHDGVIACVDCKVGDAVQVGQRLVTFR